A stretch of DNA from Hypomesus transpacificus isolate Combined female unplaced genomic scaffold, fHypTra1 scaffold_204, whole genome shotgun sequence:
GTCTCCGCCATCTAAATCAAGAGACGCAAGAGAAAAGTGACATATGAGAATGGGAGAAGGAAAAAGGCAGTGGCTGCGTAGTTCTAGATCGAGGAGTGTTTGATATTACTTCCTGAATGTGTCAGTTATGTGCTAAGGTCATGTGTAGTAAGTTCAAGTAATGAAACCTTAAAGTGTTGCAATAAGTCGATTTTGTTATCCCCATAGCCTACTCCTGGTTCTCGTACGTTCCAACCTTAACTTATTTGTGGTATTCTACAAGGCATGCTGGATAATTTACACTTTAAATTGATGTATCAATTATCCACCTCAGTATGGCCTGCGGTGAGGTTTAGACACATTACTAGTATTCTATGAACACTGTTGAGGCAcataataatgtatgtaatttaACGAGCTCGGTTCAGCATTGTGCAAACGCTAGATAGCCTAGATGAGCGTTGACCAATTATTCCAATTTGATGGGAGACTTGACGACTGTAGTCTGAACAGTATCTGTAAAGTTCATAGACCAACAGCTTTGCTGTTCTACTGTATCATGGTATAAAACATCCAGATAGTCAGAAAACACATGCACGGAATGCTCTGCTACAATGATACGTGGTTATTAACTAGCTATAGCTAGCATCTTACCTCGGGAAGACAGGCAAACGATATTACAGATCTCAGAAAAGGTGCTTAATGCTGAGCAACGTCCAGTACTGTCGTCTACATAATGGCGCAACCATAGGCAATAAAGCTAGCAAGTTAGCTATAAAGTTAACTCGCTAGCTGGCTCTTGACCTGTCCTGCTTGGACTGGAGCACTATCTGTGTAGCAGGGTCCACTCTGCCTAAGCATATCATCCTGCTGTTTGTTTAGCTCGGTAGAGGAAAATGGAACGGTCGACACAAACTTTGTTTCCGTTCGGATGATTGTTTGGTGGGACTCACACGAGAAGACTCGAATATGTATTTGTTAGCTAAAGCGTAGAGCAGCGCTGCTGAGGGTGTTTACTATTTAAATCTCTATGTAGTAAGTTTAAAGATGCAAGGTTTGACCAATATAGAGCGTAACGGCTGTAAAACAATGTTGGGTCTTCTGTCAAAAGGAGACATCTTGTCCCTTACTGACACAGTCACCAATAAGATGATTGCTGCGGAGAGTGTCACAGGTGAGGTACACTAGTGCTGCTGTTTTACTGCTAATACAGCTAGAGGCTAGCTAGCTTctagtacagtacagttagaaactagctagctacagtagagcTAGATATGATTGAAATATGATTTTATTTGTCGGGAAACTCTTGCTTACTGTAATAGAGAACTACTGTAGCTAGGTAGCAAGAGGTTCATGCATTGCTAATAATGACATACGTCAATCACAGAGGCTGTGGAGGCGATTCTTTCATACTCAAATTGTGCAGAGGAACTGTTGAAACGAAAGAAAGTACACCGTGACGTCATATTCAAGTATCTGGCAAAGGAAGGCGTCGTCATACCCTCAAACAGCGAGAAACACCAGTTGATCAAGAAAACATTAGAGTTCTGGTCAAACGCTACAGTAAAAACTGAAAAGGTAAGACGTGACTGTCGATTTGTGTCAGTCGTTCTGGCCCATGGGCTTTACATAACATGCAGGGGTTAGCTCAAATGTAACGGTCCACCTAGATATATTTATGGCACAAATGTTCTTGCTTTCAGGTCGTCTTTAGTCAGAGCCCAGACACTGAAGCAGAGCAAAGGGTCTCAGTGACAGCTGATGTTGCGGGGGAAGCTGTCTTTGAACCGTTAGCCTTGGCACGACAGTTCTGCCAATGGTTCTACCAGCTCTTGAACAGCCAGAACCCCTCTCTGGGCCAGCCACCTCAAGACTGGGGTCCACAACACTTCtgggaggatgtgaggctgtgCCTTCTCACCAGGTAAGATTCCAGTCTGGTTTTATTAGACCTACCATATGGACATATTTTCTGTATATTGTTCATGCAGATTTATCTGCATTATATTGtatttgaagttgtacatctcTCTCAGCATCAATGGGCAGCAGACGGAGGAGTTCCATGGTTCTGAGCTGGCCAGTCTGCGCCTGTTAGCCTTGACCAGGGATGAGAAGCTCCTCCTGAGCCCCAACCTGGAGCCCCATGGCCTCAGGGCTCTGTCCTCCCCCCATGGCCTGGTGTTGGTGGCTGTGGCTGGGACTATCCACAGAGACAGAGCCTGCTTGGGAATCTATGAGCAAGTCTTTGGCCTCATCCGCTCCCCTCTGGACAAAAACCAATGGAAGATCAAGTTTGTGAAGTTGAAGATCCGAGGACAGGACTCTCTGAGCGGGGCTGAGGAGctcctgtctcctgctctgACTTGTGACTCCAGTGAGCTTCAGCTCCTCTGTAGCTGATGAGTGGGGGCTGATCCTGGGGAGAACTGGGTTTAGATGCTGTGGAAACTTCTAGAATGTAAATAATGCTCATAGTATATTATGGAAATTACTGTTGTTGTTCTCACtgaagagaaaaacaacacaaagagAAGTGAAGATTCATTAAGTTTCAAATGTGTTGTCATCATCAAGGCTGTGGATAACTAAGTTATACTCTTTCCAAAGACAATATTTGCAGAACATGACCTTAAGTTACTTAAATTGCCACTGTTGGTGATGGTATGTGCCTTAAAGTATATTACAAAACAGTATGTGACCTGAAGTCACTTAATGCTTTAGTGGTAAGAAATTAAATTCATTGTAAATATGCACAATACTTAAAGCTGCAATAACACTGCTgataacattacaaaataaattcaaatatgagaaacagcACTCCCAATTCTTGTCTGAACTTACATGCTTTCAGCTTGAGTTGGATTGACAGTGGTTTTCCAAAATAATAAAAGGAGGAAAGCCAGCCTCGCATTACACGACGAGAGAGCGGGGATTTTCCAAAACATGCAGATTGACATTCCACAAGCACTGAGCGGTCTATCGCTAATTATTTCTCAGAGAGGGTCCCATTTgcttacacaacatgtttataCCGGACTAAACCTTTTTTTACTGAAAAAAACTTACATATTGTACATTTAccgccacagtaaattccgtgtctgtgaaAACGTACATGGCAATAAaaacattctgattctgatttaaaTTGCAAACAAGTACATGCTTTTGATTCattgctgccatctgctggtgaAATACATTGTCGGATGTCAAAAGTGGTTGACTGACTTTCCGTTTCATTTCTTATACTTCAAAGGAAAACGAAAGCTATTTCCGATTTCAATAGCAAATCATTTGGAATATCAGAGTGCTTCACATTTACAAGAGCAGAGTGCTGCACATTTTCTTCTTACTTGACACTTCAACCAACTTTTTCAAGGATGACTGGAAGTTTGACTTTTGATGAGAGATACAGATGCAGAAATATTCTAATGATGTTGCCAAGAGACAACATACTATCGCTTCATCACACTGTTACTAAGAAAAATAAAGGCTGGATTGGTACCACAGGTAAGAGTTCATTTAATCTTTTATACTTTAGTGCATTTGAAAGCACAACAccataatacaaaataaatgaccacatttatatttattaccACCTTAAACCAGAATAAAAATTGGAAGATTATGTCTGAATAACTAGAATAGTTATGTCAGTGCCATTCTTTCACCATTTTAAAAGGCAAGAGCTTTGTAATAGAATTTATCTGGATTAacttcagtgacctatgctcttttgtaaagctctctcttggaagtcgctttggataaaagcgtctgctaaatgcataaatgtaaatgtaactgttgTTTAGAATGACCAGATGCTGTGAGTCTATATAAGACATGTTCTGTGTTAGAATCCTTATCACTCTGCTGAATGACATTTGTAATTACGTGTCTTCCTGTAGATCACAGAGTGCTCTGTTGAGTACTTTCATATTGAACAAAGAATTTGTATTAATCCGGCAATACTGACATTTCGAGTATACAGAGTCTTCCGAATTCTTCCCCGACAACTTTCTTATCAGGGACTGTGTCTTTTTGTATCAGAAGCAATTGATGACATTATTTCACATTCCAAAAATGCTGAGGAGCTCTTGAAACGAAAGAAAGTCCAACGTGACGTCCTTTTCACTTACCTTCAAAATGATCATATTGGTTTGCCCAAAGCCACTGACAAACAACAGTTAGTGAATCTGGCTCTGGGAAACAGGTCTATGAATCTGTACAGTCCACCACCTATGGTAAAGTTGGCACCCACCCACACTTCTGATACATTTTAATACATATTTTATGATTGGGAAGGGGTTATTACTAACTTGATTCACGTATCTTCTTTCCTCAGAAGTTTTCTACTCTCAGTAGTTTACTGACAAGCCCAGTTTTGCCTACATTATTTACCCCAATTTCCACACCACCATCCAACCCTGCACCTTCCTACCAGGTAGCCTACCCATGTCACCAGCATAATGCGCTTCttttttcagtttgttttctgTTACGTTATCCCTTCTAATCATAATTAAATGAATTACTGTTCAACTCCTGCAGTGTATTTATAGGAGATATACACTTGAGTATTACTGTAACTTTAGCAAGCCTAAAATGAAAAGTTCATAGTTATGATTAGAAATatgcaaatgtaaaaaaaaagctgTAACCCATACCCACAATACAAATGAGCTACCGGATGGACAGTTAACTTATCGTTAATAGATCATTGTGACTGTGATATTGTAAAGATGTAAAATGTTGCCTCTCATTTTTGTAGTGACAAGTTACGTATCAGTGAAATGTAATTCTATGATTGGGAGGGGGGGTTTGATCGCTAACTTGATACATGTATCTTCTATCCTCAGAATTATTATACTGGCAGTAGTTTACTGACAAGCCCAGTTTTACCTACAGCAATCACCCCCATTTCCACACCACCATACAACCCTGCACCTTCCTACCAGGTAGCCTACCCATGTCACCAGCATCAtgcgcttcttctttttcagtttgttttctgTTACCTTATCCCTTCTAATCATAATTAAATGAATTATTATTCAACTCCTGTAGTGTGTTTACAGGAGATGTGTACTTGAGTATTACTGTAACCTTAGCAAGcctaaaatgaaaaaaattataGTTATGATTAGAAATATGCAAATGTGAAAAAAAGGTTTAACAGTGACTCACAAGACAAATGAGCTACCGTATGGACGGTTAACTCATCGTTATAGATCATTGTGACTGTGATATTGTAAAGATGTAGAATGTTGCCTCTCATTTTTGTAGTGACAAGTTACATATCAGTGAAATGTAATCATATTTCTAGGCATCTGTCAAACCAGAGAGTGCACTCGTGTTTGAACAAAGCTCCCAGTTGTCGAAGGTGAATGATGACAGTTCTGGAACTGACCTCTCAGTCATGGCCCAAGAATTCTGCAAGTGGTTCTACGAGCTTCTGAATGACTTAAACCCCTTTCTGGGTCAAACGGCTCAAGACTTGTATCCCTTGCACTTCTGGGAGGATGTAAAGCTACGTATCGTTTCCAAAACTGGAAGTGAAGAGTATGATGGAGCTGAGCTAGTCAGTCTGCGCCTGTTAGCCTTGGCCAGGGATGAGAGACTCCTCCTGAGCCCCAACCTGGAGCCCCATGGCCTCAGGGCTCTGTCCTCCCCCCATGGCCTGGTGTTGGTGGCTGTGGCTGGGACTATCCACAGAGACAGAACCTGCCTTGGAATCTATGAGCAAGTCTTTGGTCTCATCCGTTCCCCTCTGGACAACAACCAATGGAAGATCAAGTTCACTGAAGTCAGAATGCAAAAGAAGGATGACATGAGTGTAGGAGATGAGCTGGCTCCTCCCCCGTTAACTTGGGACCCCAGTGAACTAGAGAGGCTATGTGGCTCTCCTTGATCTACATGAAGGCTGATCTTCGTCAGGGATAAACATACTGGTATAATGCTCTGTTATCctctatatatttattattatttatagcAACAGTAGAAAAGAACACTAGAACAGCTGATCATATTCTGGACATCTGCTATGTGTATTAATTCTATTGTATTTAGTTTATTATATGTTTACTGTGCATCTTCCCACCACAGTAAATCAATAGTTTGTTTACACTTACTTGGTGATTAAACTCAATTCTGATTCTAATTCCTGTTTTTTAACTTCCTCGATTTGTAATGTCATTGTCGGGGACAAGAAACGTAGTATGCTCAAAACCTTTACTTTTAAACATTTATTTCCTGTTTTAAAAATAATTGAACACTACATCGTCAAATGTGGTGTCATGTTTGTACGTAATGGTCAGATATTTGGATGCGTTATgatattattaatattttaaGAAAATCAAGCTCAAATGGAGTTACAAGGTTTTTGACGAGTGAATATCTCAATATTTGTTTAGTCTGTCATTGATTATAATGGCTGCATCTGAGGCAGTATGTGCTTTGCATGAAGTTATCATCACATTACAAAGGCATTAAAACCATGGTTCTGAGCTGGCCAGTCTGCGCCTGTTAGCCTTGACCAGGGATGAGAAGCTCCTCCTGAGCCCCAACCTGGAGCCCCATGGCCTCAGGGCTCTGTCCTCCCCCCATGGCCTGGTGTTGGTGGCTGTGGCTGGGACTATCCACAGAGACAGAGCCTGCTTGGGAATCTATGAGCAAGTCTTTGGTCTCAATTATTGTAGTTGTTCTCACtgaagagaaaaaacacacaaagagaagTCAAGTTTCATTCAGTTTAAAATTTGAAATGTGTTCTCATTATTAAGGCTGTGGATAACTAAGTTACACTCTTTCCAAAGAAAATATTTGCAGAACATGACCTTAAGTTACCTTGCCAAATTGCCACTGTTGGTGACGGTATATGCCTTAAAGTATATTACAAAACAGTATGTGGACTGAAGTCACTTAATGCTTTAGTGGTAAGAAATTAAATTCATTGTAAATATGCACAATACTTTAAGCTGAAATAACACTGCTGATAGCATTACAAAATATATCCAAATATGAAAAACAGCACTCCCAATTACGTGCTTTCTTTCAGCTTAAGTTGGATTGACAGTGATTTTCCAAAATGATCAAAGGAGGAGAGCCAGCCTCGCATTATTGGCTTAAAAGTAGCAGGATGTTCCAAAACATGTAGTTTGACATTCCACAACAGCACTGAGCTGTCTATCGCTAAATATTTCTCAGAGGACCCCATTAGCTTATACACAATGTTTATAGCGGACAAAacctttatttttttactgaaaaaAGCTTACGTATTGTACATTTAccgccacagtaaattccgtgtctgtgaaAACCTGCATGGcaataaaaacacattctgaTTCGGATTTAAATTTCAAACAAGTACATGCTTTTGGATTCattgctgccatctgctggtgaAATACATTGTCTGATGTCAAAAGTACGTTGACTGAATAACTTTCAGTTCCATTTCTTATACTTCAGAGTAAAACAAAAGCTACAGTTTCCAAGCTTATTTCAATAGCAAATCAATTGGAATATCAGAGTGCTTCACATTTACAAGATCAGAGTGCTGCGATTTTTTGTCTTGACACTTTAACCAACTTTTTTTTCAAGGATGCCtggaagtttgtcttttgaggATAGATACGGATGCAGAGAGATTCTACAGATGCTGCCAACATCTGTCAACATACTATCGTTACATCACACTGTTACTAATGAAGAGAAAAGCTGGATTGGTACCACACGTAAGAGCTCATATAATCTTTTATACTTAAAACACAACACCATAGTACtaaataaaaacgtatttttattcaaaaagtaagaaagaaaagaaagaaagaaaataaggaCTTGTGTAACTAAAAACAAGTTAATTGAGGAATACCTGGAATActgattttttttataatttgtTTACGAAGATGTAAAATGTTAACTCCGTCGGGTCACTTTGGACCCATGAAAGGGTTTGAAAGGCTGCATCTGAGACAGTATGTACTTTGCATTAAGTTATAATCATATTACAAAGGAATTAACATattttctccctgtctgtctctccaatTGTACTGCAGTGCTTAGAGGGCTTTCCATGTTCCAGGGCATCCCATCATTCTTTTCCTTTTCTGCACACACTTTTTCCAATTACTTTAATTCTTGATCTTCCTTGCTCTTTGTCATCCTCAGCCCTATCACATTATCACAAAAACATTAGTCTGTGTCTGTATTTATCCACTGTGATTACTGTTGTGAAATGTCCCCATCTATCCTCTCAACCCTCATTAACACTTATACATGGTAATCCATTTCTGTACAACTCATCAATCGTTACCTGCGTGCACTTCAAGTTCATCTCTCCACTCTCCAGAGCTGTAGatatcctctcatctctccacttTCCAGAGCTGTAGATATCCTCTCTCCAGAGCTGTAGATATCCTCTCTCTCAGAGCTGGGATCACCTGTCCCACCTCCTGGTTCTTCCTCTCAGTCACTCTCCATCTGTGCTGTTACTGTCAGGATCTGCATCTGTAATTGGCCTTAGCCTGTTTGCC
This window harbors:
- the LOC124462207 gene encoding uncharacterized protein C3orf38 homolog isoform X1, translated to MTGSLTFDERYRCRNILMMLPRDNILSLHHTVTKKNKGWIGTTEAIDDIISHSKNAEELLKRKKVQRDVLFTYLQNDHIGLPKATDKQQLVNLALGNRSMNLYSPPPMKFSTLSSLLTSPVLPTLFTPISTPPSNPAPSYQNYYTGSSLLTSPVLPTAITPISTPPYNPAPSYQASVKPESALVFEQSSQLSKVNDDSSGTDLSVMAQEFCKWFYELLNDLNPFLGQTAQDLYPLHFWEDVKLRIVSKTGSEEYDGAELVSLRLLALARDERLLLSPNLEPHGLRALSSPHGLVLVAVAGTIHRDRTCLGIYEQVFGLIRSPLDNNQWKIKFTEVRMQKKDDMSVGDELAPPPLTWDPSELERLCGSP
- the cunh3orf38 gene encoding uncharacterized protein C3orf38 homolog isoform X1, producing MQGLTNIERNGCKTMLGLLSKGDILSLTDTVTNKMIAAESVTEAVEAILSYSNCAEELLKRKKVHRDVIFKYLAKEGVVIPSNSEKHQLIKKTLEFWSNATVKTEKVVFSQSPDTEAEQRVSVTADVAGEAVFEPLALARQFCQWFYQLLNSQNPSLGQPPQDWGPQHFWEDVRLCLLTSINGQQTEEFHGSELASLRLLALTRDEKLLLSPNLEPHGLRALSSPHGLVLVAVAGTIHRDRACLGIYEQVFGLIRSPLDKNQWKIKFVKLKIRGQDSLSGAEELLSPALTCDSSELQLLCS
- the cunh3orf38 gene encoding uncharacterized protein C3orf38 homolog isoform X2 → MQGLTNIERNGCKTMLGLLSKGDILSLTDTVTNKMIAAESVTEAVEAILSYSNCAEELLKRKKVHRDVIFKYLAKEGVVIPSNSEKHQLIKKTLEFWSNATVKTEKVVFSQSPDTEAEQRVSVTADVAGEAVFEPLALARQFCQWFYQLLNSQNPSLGQPPQDWGPQHFWEDVRLCLLTSINGQQTEEFHGSELASLRLLALTRDEKLLLSPNLEPHGLRALSSPHGLVLVAVAGTIHRDRACLGIYEQVFGLNYCSCSH
- the LOC124462207 gene encoding uncharacterized protein C3orf38 homolog isoform X3, encoding MNLYSPPPMKFSTLSSLLTSPVLPTLFTPISTPPSNPAPSYQNYYTGSSLLTSPVLPTAITPISTPPYNPAPSYQASVKPESALVFEQSSQLSKVNDDSSGTDLSVMAQEFCKWFYELLNDLNPFLGQTAQDLYPLHFWEDVKLRIVSKTGSEEYDGAELVSLRLLALARDERLLLSPNLEPHGLRALSSPHGLVLVAVAGTIHRDRTCLGIYEQVFGLIRSPLDNNQWKIKFTEVRMQKKDDMSVGDELAPPPLTWDPSELERLCGSP
- the LOC124462207 gene encoding uncharacterized protein C3orf38 homolog isoform X2 encodes the protein MTGSLTFDERYRCRNILMMLPRDNILSLHHTVTKKNKGWIGTTEAIDDIISHSKNAEELLKRKKVQRDVLFTYLQNDHIGLPKATDKQQLVNLALGNRSMNLYSPPPMFSTLSSLLTSPVLPTLFTPISTPPSNPAPSYQNYYTGSSLLTSPVLPTAITPISTPPYNPAPSYQASVKPESALVFEQSSQLSKVNDDSSGTDLSVMAQEFCKWFYELLNDLNPFLGQTAQDLYPLHFWEDVKLRIVSKTGSEEYDGAELVSLRLLALARDERLLLSPNLEPHGLRALSSPHGLVLVAVAGTIHRDRTCLGIYEQVFGLIRSPLDNNQWKIKFTEVRMQKKDDMSVGDELAPPPLTWDPSELERLCGSP